gccccgggctctgtgtgggcaggcagaggcaggcaggaggcagagctgtcagcaaaggaagggcccagccaggtggggcagccgggggatgccgacagcctgcagggacaggggcgcagggcagggacaccgtgggacagcctgggctgcacagggcacagggatgggcagcagctgcaagacagccctgccagagccaacatgggcagcactttggccatggctgctggccctgggcctgaggccacgaggggacaagtgacccttgcaggcctggagcctcattgcctccttgtccctgctcagcagcctggcaggggctgacatgccaaaactaagctcagagatgttgcaaaagcaggggaaaaagtcaagaaggaagacaaaacttagggagcaagatatgagggacatggcatggacacttcagaaaacaaccaaaacaagaaagaaatctttcccaaagtcaaagccatcaaaaggcatggaaTGCCATCAAGgccagggacatgcaccaaagattcctctattggtccccattgaaatcacaagattccttttcccttcccgaaaggaaattttgggaagggaaaaggaatcttgcgaatcccaaaagaaaggcttacaaacacactggaaaggagataggttccaatgaaatgcaattgaaaaaagcagaaaatcaggaaatttagtgtcttcaaaataTAGGCTGcaaggaaatcagctgcattgcaaaggaccaaaacatgccaaaactaagctcacagatattgcaaaagcaggggaaaaaaagtcatggAGGgagacacaacttagggggcaagatatgagggacatggcatggacacttcataaaacaaccaaaaaaagaaaaaaatctttcccaaagtctgAGCCATcaaaaatgcaggcaggccatatgccagcaagtgcaggcacatgcagcaaagcttgccaaaattgatccccactgaaggccaaaacagaaaagaagcacccacaaacacgctggaatggagacaccatcaaaggaattgcaattggaggagaaaaaaagaaaatttgggaaatttagtgattctaagaaaatggcccgggattatatcaggtgcagtgcaaaggaccaaaacatgccaaaagaCCGCTCACAGATTTTGcgaaagcagggggaaaagtcaaggaggaagacacaacttagaggaCAAGGTATGAgagacatggcatggacacttcagaaaacaactaaaaaaagataaaaatctttcccaacgtcaaagccatcaaaaggcatggcatgccatcaagggcaaagacatgcaccaaagattcctctattggtccccattgaaatcgcaagattccttttgtCTTCCTGAAAGTAAATGAATTATCCTTTCGGGAAAGTAAAAGGAATCTCgcgaatcccaaaagaaaggcttacaaacattcaggaaaggagataggttcaaatgaaatgcaattgaaaaaagcagaaagtcgggaattttagtgtcttaaaaaaataggctgtgaggaaatcagctgcattgcaaaggaccaaaacatgcctaaagtaagctcacagatgttgcaaaagcaggggaaaagtcaaggaggaagacacaacttagggggcaagatatgagggacatggcatggatacttaaaaaaaaaaaaaaaaaagaaaaaaatctttccaaaaatcaaagccatcaaaaatgcaggcaggccaaaTGCCAGCAaatgcaggcacatgcagcaaagcttgccaaaattgatccccactgaaggccaaaacagaaatgaaggacctacaaacacgctggaatggagacaccatcaatggaattgcaattggaggagaaaaaaaaacaaaatttgggaaatttagtgactctaagaaaatggcccggtattatatcaggtgcattgcaaaggaccaaaacatgccaataGAtggctcacagatgttgcaaaagcagggggaaaagtcaagaaggaagacacaacttagggggcaagatatgagggacatggcatgaaaacttaaaaaaaaaaaaaaaaaaatctttcccaaaatcaaagccatcaaaaatgcaggcaggccatacgccagcaagtgcaggcacatgcagcaaagtttgccaaaattgatccccactgaaggccaaaataGAGAAGAAGGAcctacaaacacgctggaatggagacaccatcaaaggaattgcaatttcaggagaaaaacagaaaatttgggaaatttagtgactctaagaaaatggcccgggattatatcaggtgcaatgcaaaggaccaaaccatgccaaaactaagctcacagatgttgcaacagcaggggaaaaaaagtcatggAGGgagacacaacttagggggcaagatatgagggacatggcatggacacttcagaaaacaaccaaaaaaagataaaaatctttcccaaagtcaaagccatcaaaatgcaggcaggccagtggccatcaagtgcaggcacatgcaggaaagcttgccaaaattgatccccactgaaggccaaaccAAAAAGATGGACTTACAAACCCACTGGAATGGAGATcccatcaaaggaattgcaattggaggggagaaaaagaaaattttgggaaatatagtgactctaagaaaatggcccgggattatataAGGTGGAGTGCAAAGGAGAAACATGCCAAAACTGTGCTCACAGATGTtacaaaagcaggggaaaaagtcaaggaggaagacacagcttaggggagaagatatgagggacatggcgcggacacttcataaaacaaataaaaaaagaaaaatgtctttcccaaagtccaagccatcaaaaggcatgggaTGCTATCAAGGTCAGGGGCATGgaccaaagattcccctattggtccccattgaaatcgcaagattcgTATTCCCTTCCCGAACGGAAacaaaatttcctttcgggaagggaaaaggagtcttgcgaatcccaaaagaaaggcttacaaacactatggaaaggagataggttcaaatgaaatgcgattgaaaaaagcagaaaatcgggaatttagtgtcttcaaatgaggaaatcagctgcattgcaaaggaaaaaaaaacatgccaaaactaagctcacagaggttacaaaagcaggggaaaagtcaaggaggaagacaaaacttggtggggaagatatgagggacatggcatggatacttaaaacaaaaaaaaaaaaaggaaaaaatctttcccaaagtcaaagccatcaaaatgcaggcaggccatacgccatcaagtgcaggcgcatgcagcaaagcttgccaaaattgatccccactgaaggccaaaacagcaaaaaggacttacaaacacgctggaatggagataccatcaaagaattgcaattggaggaaaaaaaaaagaaaattttgggaaattgaGTGACTcaaaggaaatggcccaggattatatcaggtgcagtgcaaaggagcaaaacatgccaaaactaagctcacacATGTTgcaaaaacaggggaaaaaagtcaagtcccaaattttctttttttctcctccaattgcaattcctctGATGGATCTCCATTCCAGCCTGTTTGTAactccttcttttctgttttggccttcagtggagatcaattttggcaagctttgctgcatgtgcctgcacttgatggcgtatggcctgcctgcatttttgatggctttgactttgggaaagatttttttcttttttttttttttttttaagtatccatgccatgtccctcatatcttgccgcctaagttgtgtcttcctccttgactttttcccctgcttttgcaacatctgtgagcttagttttggcatgttttggtcctttgcaatgcagctgatttcctcgCAGCCTATTAATTGAAGATACTAAAATTCCCgactttctgcttttttcaattgcatttcatttgaacctatctcctttccagagtctttgtaagcctttcttttgggattcgcaagattccttttcccttcccgaaaggaaatttcatttgcttttgggaagggaaaaggaatcttgtgatttcaatggggactaatagaggaatctttggtgcatatctttgcccttgatggcatgccatgccttttgatggctttgactttgggaatgatttttttctttttttttgttgtttcttgaactgtccatgccatgtccctcatatcttcccccctaagttgtgtcttcctccttgacttttccccctgcttttgccacatctgtgagcttagttttggcatgttttgctCCTTAGCaatgcccctgatataatcccgggccattttctTTGAGTCActcattttcccaaaattttctttttttctcctccaattgcaattcctttgatggtatctctattccagcgtgtttgtaagtccttcttttctgttttgaccTTGCTGGGACCAGCCTTTTTTGCCTTATTCCCCAGTGACCTGGCAGAAGGGACGGAGTGTTCCCTCAGCATTTGCTGATGGGACAGaactgggagctggggctgaggcatcACAAGCCTCTGCTGCCCTTCAATGAGACCTGGACAGGCTTGAGAGTTGAGCAGAGAAGGACTTATGAAGTGTCATTGGGAAAAGCCTCTAGAAGAGGTTCAGGCTTTGTAATTACCAGGCAACAGAAGTGCTTTAGTATAGTGGAGTCTATAACGTTTTCTTTTAATGTCCACTCAGGAAAACCACTGCTTCTCTGTATGTTCTTTGTATGTACATTAAGAAAGCCTTTGAGAGAAACATGAAAGAATTCAAAAACTTCCCCTGATATTATTTGAATTTTCACGATTTTCTGGAATGCCGGGAGAAGTGTAAGGTTGCTAGAAGCAAAGTGAAAGCAAatcaataaattttaaaagaatcagAACTATTTCTAGTTTGTTCCTTGAAGAAGTTGTCAAACAAAGTCACTTTTGCAATCCTTTGAAAGATCTTATAGGAAAAATCATTGGCCAaaagtgctgctctgtgtttctGAACAGCAACATGCATTTTGTGTTGATGCAAGGTTTGTaccagggtttggggtttttgtgtgtgtgctttgaATGCGAGTCTTTGCAGGACTATTAATAATTAGACCATGTACTGAAGAGAACATGTTACTGTGTTGTGCTGTTCAGTGCTGAAGAGGGTTGAGACAGAGCAGGtagctctgtgtctgtgtgtaacTTGCATGAGCAGCACgggagcagtgcccagggcctggaGAAGCAAACGGGTTCCCAGTGCTGAGGACAAGGTGTCCAGAGCTCGGGATTGTCTGGCCAAGCTCTTCTGGCTCCTTGTGCTTCGAGCCCTGGCcgggagccctgcagagccccaggtgcAGCTTCCTAACTTCccccctcttcctcttcctcctccctgcctccagGGTAAAGGCACTCCCTGGCATTGCACTGGCTGTGCCTCCCTCCTAGACCAGTGAAGGGATCGTTTCCCAGCCAAGGTGGCTCTCCCATGGAGACAGGAAAATGGGCAaactcctgctgccccagcatcAGGCAGGTGCAGGGTGTCCTTGCCtgtcagcccctgccctgcttcccAGAGATGCCACTGATTGTTCCAGAAGTCATGGATCTGCATTTCCAGGAGCATGTTTGCAGAGACACGAAAGAGAAAAATTGACAAGAATTGTTTGTGCTTctcttcctgattttttccAATGTATTTTCTAGTAGGAAAGCATGGACCAAACTGGCAAAGTTCCTATAATGTAGGAAAAGCATCCTCCTGTATTTGACTTGAGTTGAGGACAGTTGCAAGCTCTCCTGTCAAATGTACACAGAAAATTCTCAGTGAATTTGCTGTCTTTCTGCTGAGTCAGTATAAAAGATGAGGTTTCTCAGAAGCTTAATactaatttttccatttatatGGAAAGTCAAAGTTGTTACTTCATATGATGGCAGGATAACGGAGGCAGCTGTGGTGGTGTCCAGGTTTATCTCCTGTACCCAATGGTgatcagcagcagcatcaaaTCAGGTTCATCTTAGTTTTCTGCAGACAGGTCTTGATGAAAACATCAGTTCACGTAGAGCAGGGTTTGAATCCCTGCAGTGCAGGTGACTCTGCACGGGCTCTCTGGGCCACCGCCTGCCAGGGGCAGACATTTCCCTTGGCCGGGGCCGGAGCCCTGGCGTGGCAGTGCCTGAACAGCACCTCCCTGCCTACAGTGCCACCCtggctggctgccccagggcctGGCATTTGACCCTGCACTTGCTGCAGGAGTCCCGGCCCTGCTTACACCCTGAGCAAACGCTCGGACCCATCTCAGAAGCTCGGTGCCCCAGGGGGCCACCACAAGTGGTTGCCAGGGACCTGGGGCCATGGCTGCCCTGATTTTGGGTACACGGCGCTGATGTCAGAGTGGCCATTGTGACCTGTGCCACCAAGGCCACAAAAGGGAACGCAGGGCTCAAGCCGAGTGTCAGTGCGACCTGACAACGGGAGGAGAAGGTAGGGCGGGGATGTGGCTGCCCAGGGACCAGAGGGGCCCCACACCTTGGGGCTCTGGGCCTGTGCTGCAGGCTCACCTGCCTCTCCCttcccaaaatcacagaatcagcgGAGGAACAGCCAGAGGACACTGCAGTGTTCCTCAAGGCGACGACGGGAGGAGAAAcagacaggagcagggctcaCGCAGGCCTGAGCAGGGAGTAGAGGCCTCGTGGCTCTGGGCCTGTTCTGCAAACTCCCCCCCCTCCCTTCTTTCTCCCATAGAGAGAGAGGAACAGCACCTCGAAGTGACCACGTCCCTCGAGGAGATAGACTCAATGTAGACAGCCGCCATGTCTGGCAGCAAGCAGGACGGCACTGGTGCCAGGGAGCCAGGTAAGGGCAAAGCAGCCCTCtgacagcctggcccaggggctcTTGTGGTAGCAGGCAGCGTGGGGATCAGAGCAGAagcagggggagggaggagctgctcggccatgctggggctgggagcctcATTCCTGCCCAAGTggggcccagctgggccagggggcagctcctgggacagccgTGCCCACAATGGCCCCTGCTCTGCAaggcctccagccctgcccatcagccaggcagggacagagcagccttggggccGATGCTGCTGCAGGTTCAGAGCCCCGCAGAGCTGCTCATGCCCGGTGCCAttggctctgtcccctgcagcctgcatgCTGTGTCGCCGTGCCGAGGCTGACCCGGACATGTGCGGTGACAAACTGCAGAAGggtgggctctgtgcccacgtGTTCTGCATGGTGAGTGGCTCCGGGCGCTCCCTCCACCTTTGCAATGGGCAGCTCCTGCCGCCCTCTCCTCATCAGCTTCTCCCCTTGGCTGCAGTTCTTCGCCACTCTACTATTTCAGCAAGAGACGGACCGCGGGGGACTCATGGGCTTTCTCCCTCGAGATCTCCTAATTGCAGTGCGGCGGGCGGCACAGAAGGTGAGAGCCTGACAAGAGCAGGGAGATTTGTGCCTGGCGAGGTTTGCCAGAGCTTAGCCCAGACTGCAGGAAAGAAAGGCCGGCCCAACAGCTGGGACAAAGtctggctcccagcagctctggcacagaggCCCTGCCACAGGAGcctccctcctccagctggCGGCTCTGTGGGCTGGGAGCCGGCAGTGGCCACGTCCTGCGCCCTGCCTgaagccctggggctgcccggggaggcctcgaggctgctgctgctgctgctgctgctgctgctgctgctgctgatgcagCTGCTTGGCTCTTTCCAGCGCTGCTGCGTCTGCGGCCAGAGCGGGGCAACCATcatgtgctgcagggagcactgtGACAGATGGTTCCACCTGCCCTGTACCAAGGAGGGCGGCTGTGTCAATGTATACGTTACTCCATTCAGGTACCTCATCTCTCTTTATGGCCACCCCTGGGGAATGATCCAGCATTTCTCACTTTCCCCATCCCTTTGCCCCCAGCTCTTTCTGCCCTGAGCACCGTCCAGAGCAGGTGGTAGAGGCGACTCCTGAGCCGGACACCGTTTGCCTcatctgcctggagcctgtggAGGACAGAAAGACCTTCACAACCCTGGTGTGCCCAACGTGCAAAAGGACCTGGTTCCACAGGGACTGCATCCAGGTAGGAgccctcccctcagccccggggcacagcaggtgctcagcagcagcagcagggcctcactcaccctgcctgtgtttgccctgcagggacaggcctTGCGCGCTGGTGCTATGTATTTCCAGTGCCCCCTGTGCAGAGACAGTGGGGAATTCCCTGTTGAAATGTTCATCCTGGGGATCCGAGTCCCCTTCAGGTTGGTGTCCTTCTGCCTGGCCCACCAGCCAGGAGGGTGcaagtgctgtgctgtgccaggccctgccccaggagccctggccctgctctgtcccgtGAGTCTGGGCTTCAGCTTCACCCCCAACTTGGAAAagtgctggagaaagagctggGACACCCCGGACCTCCGTGAGGGAGCGCAGCAGAAATTCATcatctcttcctttctccatcAGACAGCCAACATGGGAGGACAACGATGCCTTCGCAGATCTAGGAGTGAGGCACGGCCAGTGCAACGCCAGGGATTGCCTTTACCCCggaggcagggaggaggcagaggaacaGGGGTAAGTTGGGAAGCTgcacctggggctctgcagggaaccTGTGTCTCGGCAAGGGCTCAAAGTGGGAAGAAGCAGAAGCGCTTGGCTAGACAACCACGTGCTGGTACACTTTGTTCTCAGTGCTATGAGCTTGTTTGCCTCCCCAGGCCCTGGCAATtgctcctgtgctcctcctgtgctgctgagggcacCCACAGGCGCTGCTCTGGCCTGAGGAACAGCACACAGAGATGGGAGTgtgacagctgtgctgggctcggAACATGTATGAGTCAAAgtccccggtgtccctgggctgggggcagtgcccaggccgggcttggcagagcacagcatccactgctggagggctgggggcactgctctggcctggcctggccggGGCCTGGGTGATCTTTgacattcctgcttgccctTACAGCCTCCAGGGATGAGTCAGAGCTCAATGGCCCCAGGCCGGCCAGACAGTCAGGACTACAATCTGCTCATGGCTGGTCAGAACCTGAGGCtatcagccccagctcccacagccctgtgccattgGTGCTGGTTTCCCCACCTCCATCTCCAGAGacgggcagccacagcaggccCCAACACGCAGCATGGCAGCAGGCGCTGCCATCTTCCTCACTGGacaccagcagcatcagcagatCAAGGGCAACGTGCAGCACGTCCCCTGACCCTGAGGACAGGGTCCATTCCAGACGTGCTGGGCCCGGCCGCAGGAGAAGCTCCTCTCGCCGGCAAAGTTGCGCCCAGAGTCCACCTGTCCGGTCCAGGAGTCGCCGTGACAGGAACAGTAGGACAGGGCCAAGGGCTGAGAGGCCCAAGCAAAGGGAGACACCATCACAGACATCCCCCAGACGCAGGCGCTCCCGCCAGCAAGGCTGGGCCCAGAGTCCACCTGTCCGCTCCAGGAGTTGCCATGACAggaacagagggacagggccAAGGACTGAGAGGCCCAGGCGAAGGGAGACATGGTCAGGGCCATCCCCCAGACGCAGGCGCTCCCGCCAGCAAGGCTGGGCCCAGAGTCCACCTGTCCGCTCCAGGAGTCGccgtggcagcagcagtgggacaaGGCCAAGGACTGAGAGGCCCAGGCGTAGGGGGACATGGTCCGGGCCATCCCCCAGACGCAGGTGCTCCCGCCAGCAAGGCTGGGCCCAGAGTCCACCTGTCCGCTCCAGGAGTTGCCATAACAggaacagagggacagggccAAGGACTGAGAGGCCCAGGCGAAGGGAGACATGGTCAGGGCCATCCCCCAGACGCAGGTGCTCCCGCCAGCAAGGCTGGGCCCAGAGTCCACCTGTCCGCTCCAGGAGTCGccgtggcagcagcagtgggacaaGGCCAAGGGCTGAGAGGCCCAGGCAAAGGGAGATATGGTCAGGGCCATCCCCCAGACGCAGCCGCTCCCGCCAGCAGCGCCGGGCCTTGACTCAAACTGTGCGGTCCAGGAGTtgccaggacaggagcaggaggacagCAGCGAGTGCTGAGAGGCCCAAGCGTAGGGGGACATGGTCAGGGACATCCCGTAGGAGCAGCCGCTCCCACCAGCGACATCGGACCTCAACTGGGACCTCCAACAGCAGCACGTAGCGCCGTCATCTTTTCTTTCTAGGCCGTGTGTTCCTTGCCGGAAGTGAAGGTGAGAACGGTCAGTGCAGGGACCCTGAgatgtgcagctctgtgggcaAACCCTATTAGCTCTTGATGTTTCTACTGGCAGGAAGAAGTCTGGGCTAAATACCTTGATTTCTGTGTAACTGTATTCAGTGAAAAGTCACTTAAAGATGTGGCTAATTAGAAAGGACTCTTGTTCCTGCCTTTAGACTTCAACCTCAGATGTTTCCCCACTGCCTACCCTTGATAATGAACCACTCCTTAATGGGCTTGGATATGCTTAGGGAGACATTCAGAGCAAGGTGGCTCTTAGGGAAGCTGTGTCCGAAAAGGACGTGTGCTGTGTTGCTATCCTTGAACAATCTCATTTCAGTAAAgccaaaagaagaagaaagagagtgAGACATTGCCTCATGTGTCTGAAGACAACTCCTACACCATTGCTGCGGAATTGAAAGAGGCCTTTCAAAGAACAAACCAGAATAGACGGTATTTCCTCCGTCTATTCTGGTTTATTCTTTGAAAGACCTTCAAAGAACAAACCAGAACAGACTGAGGAAATACCCTGGGACAAAGAGGATGCACAGGACTCTGCCCCAGATGACCATTTGGGACCTTTGCCTGAGGATGACGCAGCTCAGGAGACGAGTTACttcaagttttctttctttggagtcacagaggagctgggcatCAAAGAAGGTAACAGCAGAACCCATCTAACAGTGCCATTGCTAAGGAAGAGCTTCTGGCAGGCACTGTAGGGCAATATGGTGTAAAAAAGGTCAGGATGCAGGGGATTTTCAGCAACAGAAGTCAGTAATTAGGCAGAAGCATTTTGATCTTCATTTTTGCTTGCCAGGGTTGTGGTAGATTATTGAGAGGTGCCTCATGCTTGCATCTCAGGAATTCTGAAAGGCATGCTTTGAGAAGGCATTGGGGGTTTTTGCTGAGTGGTGAAAAAGCTTGTTCTCATGCCCTGAATTCCTCAAACAGGGAAAAAGGTGACACAACAGTCATATCAAGTTTCATAGGAACTCACAGGCTTTTAAGGAAATGTGCGGTAATGTAGAGGGAGGAGCAAAGTCCGAGAGCTGGCCCCAAGATCCATGAACATTCTGTTTGTTACTGAATTCTACTCTTGGACctttagaaaaaggaaatggaatgaCACATGATCATTGGGGTGTCCTAACCTTAGATAAAATGAGGCCGTCTGAAATGAAGATGAAACAACATTAACTCGAGTCCCAGTCAtgtaggagagaaaagaaaccccGTGAAGTTacccaaaatattaaaaaacccaacacaacaGTACAAAGCAATGAGCCCCCCAGACTTGAGCTGAACTGAGAAGGTATTCAGTGTCTTCTGAATGCAATGAGAAATGTTTAAGAATACATAAGGGATCCCTGGAACAAAGTGGAAAACACTGGAGCAGAAATGTAGCTTAGAAAATCTGGCAGGGGCAGACTCTGTCCTTCCTAAATCTCTCTTCTCCACTGTAAGTATTTCACTTGAAAGGAGGCATTTTTCCTGACAATTAGAGGAATaatctggttttggctttttttctctattGGTGCTGTCATTGCAGAGCCTCACGCGCTTGGGACAATAAAGCCGGTAAAAGCCACATGGCAAGAGGATCCACGTTTCCAGGACAGCAGTTCTGAGGATGACGATGAGCCTGAGATGTCAGAAATTGAACAGGAGCAAGAAATGCAAATTCCATTTCTCTTTGTTGTCTACTTGGCTGTAGTAGTTGGATGCTGTGGGAATATTAATAGCAGCACTCAGGGAATGGGAAACTGACATTTCACACCTCTGAGCAATGAAAGTCATCTTGGAAAACCGTTTGTGCTGAACGGAGTCAAAACTCCCAGCAACCCATTGGATGTGAATGTGAATATGGAAAgaaagagcagagcacaggaaatTAACTGGGTCATTTTGGTTTGACCAACTCCAAACTGAGTTTGGCCAAAAGCCAAAGACACAGtcagttttctctttaaaagaggatttggaaaataaaaagatctATTTGGTTTCTAGGGAATAAAGCTTTTCAGTGTATGGCATTTCTCTGAAGCACTACAGGATTAACTTGTGTTCATGAAATTTGATAGTACAATTTAGGATGCTCAAATCCCTTTGTCCTTTTCTAGGTTTCTTTCTTTACCATGCACAGGAAGTGctagagttttttttttttgttctccaaAGATGATGAACACCTAAGAGATATGATAGAATTTCtttgtgctctttttttttttttttccttttaaagccTTCCTGTAATTcagtgaggaggaaaaaatgattCCTAGTTGTCAAAGTTTTCTAGTCAAAATTTGCCACCCTCACTTGTGATCCAAGTTATGGTAGAATCCCGTGAGAAAGTCCTGACAAAATAAAGGTCAACCAGATTTctggctttcttttctttcagacaaTTACCGAATAGGAATCTGGACTTTTAGAGTTTACCAAAAACTTAGTCACTTGACAGCTTACGTAGACATTTTGGATCCTTTCAGGTATTTAAATCATGTTtatctttttcctctctttctggTGTTACCGTTAGGAATGTTGAGTGTTCTTGTCAGCCACATATGTCCCTGTGGTTCTTTGTTCTAATGAATCTGGGGTTTCGCTTCTGAATCCAGTGAATTTTGTAtttagaaacaaagaaaacaacatccAAAGGAAACATGCACAGTCCCCAAAACCTGGACAGGCCACCAAAACAGTTGCTGGTTAGATTTTGTAGAATAGAATCTTAAGACAAGCATAAAGGATGTGCCTTCCATGAGATTGATTCCATAACTCTGCTGAAATGCACTGCTGTGTTCACACAGTTCCCGGCCGGCAATCTTCCAGGCAGCCTGATTTACAGCGTGTGTTGAAATGGAGAGCTCAGGCCTCAGTTCTGGGGGAAGATGTggggtgctggtgctgagctTCTAATG
This is a stretch of genomic DNA from Ammospiza caudacuta isolate bAmmCau1 unplaced genomic scaffold, bAmmCau1.pri scaffold_39, whole genome shotgun sequence. It encodes these proteins:
- the LOC131571806 gene encoding LOW QUALITY PROTEIN: PHD finger protein 7-like (The sequence of the model RefSeq protein was modified relative to this genomic sequence to represent the inferred CDS: inserted 4 bases in 2 codons), producing the protein MSGSKQDGTGAREPACMLCRRAEADPDMCGDKLQKGGLCAHVFCMFFATLLFQQETDRGGLMGFLPRDLLIAVRRAAQKRCCVCGQSGATIMCCREHCDRWFHLPCTKEGGCVNVYVTPFSSFCPEHRPEQVVEATPEPDTVCLICLEPVEDRKTFTTLVCPTCKRTWFHRDCIQVGALXPQPRGTAGAQQQQXRASLTLPVFALQGQALRAGAMYFQCPLCRDSGEFPVEMFILGIRVPFRQPTWEDNDAFADLGVRHGQCNARDCLYPGGREEAEEQGPWQLLLCSSCAAEGTHRRCSGLRNSTQRWECDSCAGLGTCMSQSPRLQG